One Streptococcus sp. VT 162 genomic window, AACAAATACGATAGTTACACCAAGGAAGATAAAACCTTTGGCCTTTTGTTTATTGTAAATCTGTCCTAACCCAGGAATCACTGAAAGCAAGGCTGCTTTGCTAGGTTGTTGGTTTTCCATGAATACTCCTTTCATAGGATACGAGATTGAAGTTTGTCTCCAATCACTAGATAGGCAACTGCAATCATTCGTAAATTTATAAAATCAAAGGGGGATCTGTATTCTCCCCCCTTGTAACGAATTCAATTATTCACCAAATTTTTGTTTGATTGTTTCTTTGATCAATGTTACAGCATCGTTAGCAGCTGTCTTAGCATCTTTCTTACCGCTTACAGCGTCAAAGAGCATTGTTTTAGCTGGATCCCAAACAGCTGACATTTGAGAAATGTTTGGCATTGGTTGAGCGTTCTTGAACTGTTTGATAACAGCTGTTGTCAACTCATCGTTTTTACCTTCAGCGTATGAACGAGCTTCAGTGTTAGCTGGGATTTCGTTAGTTGCATCGTAGAATGCTTTTTGTTGTTCAGTTGAAACAAGGAAGTCTACAAATTTTTGTGCAGCTTCAAGGTTCTTAGTGCTTGATGGGATGATCCAAGCTTTACCACCACCGAATGGTGTGTATTCTTTACCATTTGGAAGAGTTGGAATAGTAGCAACACCGTAGTTTACTTTAGCATCTTTGAATGCTTGAGCTTTCCAAGGACCGTCGATGATAGCAGCTGTTTTACCTTCTTGGAATTGAGTTTGGATCAAGTTTGCAGCACCTTCAGTATCTTGCATACCTTTAGGCCATTTTTCATACCAAGATTTAGCGTAGTTGACACCAGTGATAGAACCGTCGTTTGCAAGACCGATGTCTTTAGCGTCTTTACCGTTTTGTCCGAATACGTAACCACCGTTACCAGCAAGAAGTCCGTATGCGTAGTAGAAGTTTGTCCAGTCAGCTAGGAATGCAGTAGTTTTGCCATCTTCACCAGCGAAAGCGTATTTGCTGTCTTTAGCAAGTTCTTCTAATTCAGCAAAAGTTTTTGGAGCTTCTTTTAGCAAGTCTTTGTTGTAGTACATAACAAGTGACTCAATAACGGCAGGAGCACCGTAAACTTTACCGTCAGCAGCTGTTACAAGAGATTTAGTCTTATCATCTGTTTTTGCACCATCGCTCAAAGTAACTTCTGAAAGTTGTCCGTCAGTACCAAGGCTACCTACGCGGTCGTATGGTGCCATCATAACGTCAGCAGCTTGACCTGATTGGTTGTCAAGAGAAAGTTTGTCAAGTCCACCAAGTTGGTCACCTGATTTGATGTTAACTTTTGTACCTGATTCTTTTTCATAAGCTGCAGCAACTTTTTCAGCGTAGGCTTTGTATTGGTCTTCAACGTAGAAAGTGATTTCTTTTGCTTCAGATGAGCTAGTATCAGCTGCTTTATCAGCAGTTTTGCTTCCGCAAGCTACCAAAAGTAAGCTAGCAAGAGTAGCAGTTCCGAGCACAGCAGCGCTCTTCATGAATTTAGATGACATAGTGTATTCCTCCTAAAGAATAACAAAAATAATTTAATGAGAAAACGCAAACGTTTTCTTTTACGAACTTAGTATAGCACAAATAGAAAACGGTTGCAAGCTTTTTTAGAAAAATTTTTAAAAAAATTTTAAGGTTTCAAACATTTGTTAAAGCCCATATATAGGAAAGAACTTAAAATGTTTGTTTTTTTTGAATTGAAAATATATTAGGAAAACGATTGCGTAAATTCGGCTCGGTTTTTCAGAAAATAGAGCAGATATTGGGAATGAATTATCTTAAATCAGAAAATCTTTAAAATTTTTTCGCTTATTTCATAAAATATCAGTGGCAACAAGTTTTGTTTGATTAAAATAATTCAAAAAAATTTTTTAAAAACGCTTGCATTTGTTTTTGAAATGCGTTATACTTAAATTAACGCAAACGTTTGCGCCTTAATTGCGCAACGTTTTATAACAAACACATGAGGTGCTATTATGAAAAAACGTCAAAGTGGTGTGTTGATGCACATCTCTTCTCTGCCAGGAGCATACGGGATTGGATCATTTGGGCAGACTGCCTATGATTTCGTTGATTTCTTGGTTCGTACGAAGCAACGTTACTGGCAAATCCTCCCTCTTGGGACAACAAGCTATGGAGATTCTCCATACCAATCATTCTCAGCCTTTGCTGGAAATACGCATTTTATCGACCTTGATATCTTGGTAGAGCAAGGCTTGCTCGAAGCTAGAGATCTTGAAGGTGTTGACTTTGGTAGTGATGCATCGGAAGTCGACTATGCGAAGATTTATTACGCACGTCGTCCGCTTTTAGAAAAAGCAGTTAAACGTTTCTTGGAAGTGGGAGACGTCAAAGCTTTTGAGAAGTTTGCTCAAGACAACCAATCATGGCTTGAACTCTTCGCAGAATATATGGCTATCAAAGAGCATTTTGACAATCTTGCTTGGACAGAATGGCCAGATGCAGACGCTCGTGCTCGTAAAGCTTCAGCACTTGAAAGCTACCGTGAGAAATTGGCAGACAAGTTGGTTTACCACCGTGTGACTCAATATTTCTTCTTCCAACAATGGTTGAAATTGAAAGCCTACGCTAACGACAACCACATCGAAATTGTTGGAGACATGCCTATCTACGTTGCGGAAGATTCAAGCGACATGTGGGCAAATCCACATCTCTTCAAGACAGATGCCACTGGTAAAGCAACTTGCATCGCAGGATGCCCACCAGATGAGTTTTCTGCCACTGGTCAGCTTTGGGGAAACCCAATCTATGACTGGGAAGCAATGGACAAAGACGGGTACAAATGGTGGGTTGAACGCTTGCGTGAAAGGTTCAAAATCTACGATATCGTTCGTATCGACCACTTCCGCGGTTTCGAATCTTACTGGGAAATTCCTGCTGGTTCCGATACAGCAGCACCTGGTAAATGGGTGAAAGGTCCAGGCTACAAACTCTTCGCAGCCGTTAAGGAAGAGCTTGGTGAGCTAAACATCATCGCAGAAGACCTTGGTTTCATGACAGATGAAGTTATCGAGTTGCGCGAACGTACTGGCTTCCCAGGGATGAAGATTCTTCAATTTGCCTTCAACCCAGAAGACGAAAGTATCGATAGCCCACACTTGGCACCTGCTAACTCTGTTATGTACACAGGAACACACGATAACAATACAGTTCTTGGTTGGTACCGTAATGAGATCGATGATCCAACTCGTGAGTACATGGCGCGTTACACCAACCGTAAAGAGTATGAAACAGTGCCGCACGCAATGCTTCGTACAGTATTTTCATCAGTGAGCTTCATGGCTATTGCAACCATGCAAGACTTGCTAGAACTAGATGAGGCGGCTCGCATGAACTACCCATCTACTCTTGGTGGAAACTGGTCATGGCGTATGACAGCAGACCAACTCACACCAGCTGTTGAAGAAACTTTGCTTGACTTGACTACAATTTATCGCCGAATTAATGAAAATTTGGTAGAATTAAAGAAATAAGACAATATCAGGAGACACAAAAATGTTACCATTAAAAGAATTTGTACAAAAGCGTTACAATAAAACTATTGCAGAATGTAGCAATGAAGAGCTTTACCTTGCTCTTCTCAACTACAGCAAGCTTGCTAGCAGCCAAAAACCAGTCAACACTGGTAAGAAAAAAGTTTACTACATCTCAGCTGAGTTCTTGATTGGTAAACTCTTGTCAAACAACTTGATCAACCTTGGTCTTTACGACGATGTGAAAAAAGAACTTGCTGATGCCGGTAAAGAGTTGATCGAAATCGAAGAAGTAGAATTGGAACCATCACTTGGTAACGGTGGTTTGGGACGTTTGGCAGCCTGCTTTATCGACTCAATCGCTACACTTGGTTTGAATGGTGACGGTGTTGGATTGAACTATCACTTTGGTCTTTTCCAACAAGTTCTTAAAAACAACCAACAAGAAACGATTCCTAATGCTTGGTTGACAGAGCAAAACTGGTTGGTTCGCTCAAGCCGTAGCTACCAAGTGCCATTCGCACACTTCA contains:
- a CDS encoding sugar ABC transporter substrate-binding protein codes for the protein MSSKFMKSAAVLGTATLASLLLVACGSKTADKAADTSSSEAKEITFYVEDQYKAYAEKVAAAYEKESGTKVNIKSGDQLGGLDKLSLDNQSGQAADVMMAPYDRVGSLGTDGQLSEVTLSDGAKTDDKTKSLVTAADGKVYGAPAVIESLVMYYNKDLLKEAPKTFAELEELAKDSKYAFAGEDGKTTAFLADWTNFYYAYGLLAGNGGYVFGQNGKDAKDIGLANDGSITGVNYAKSWYEKWPKGMQDTEGAANLIQTQFQEGKTAAIIDGPWKAQAFKDAKVNYGVATIPTLPNGKEYTPFGGGKAWIIPSSTKNLEAAQKFVDFLVSTEQQKAFYDATNEIPANTEARSYAEGKNDELTTAVIKQFKNAQPMPNISQMSAVWDPAKTMLFDAVSGKKDAKTAANDAVTLIKETIKQKFGE
- a CDS encoding 4-alpha-glucanotransferase; the protein is MKKRQSGVLMHISSLPGAYGIGSFGQTAYDFVDFLVRTKQRYWQILPLGTTSYGDSPYQSFSAFAGNTHFIDLDILVEQGLLEARDLEGVDFGSDASEVDYAKIYYARRPLLEKAVKRFLEVGDVKAFEKFAQDNQSWLELFAEYMAIKEHFDNLAWTEWPDADARARKASALESYREKLADKLVYHRVTQYFFFQQWLKLKAYANDNHIEIVGDMPIYVAEDSSDMWANPHLFKTDATGKATCIAGCPPDEFSATGQLWGNPIYDWEAMDKDGYKWWVERLRERFKIYDIVRIDHFRGFESYWEIPAGSDTAAPGKWVKGPGYKLFAAVKEELGELNIIAEDLGFMTDEVIELRERTGFPGMKILQFAFNPEDESIDSPHLAPANSVMYTGTHDNNTVLGWYRNEIDDPTREYMARYTNRKEYETVPHAMLRTVFSSVSFMAIATMQDLLELDEAARMNYPSTLGGNWSWRMTADQLTPAVEETLLDLTTIYRRINENLVELKK